A single Crateriforma conspicua DNA region contains:
- a CDS encoding FliI/YscN family ATPase: protein MTTTTMQIPVLPDPDAYASMVRQSLPHEVRGSVAAITGETIEVKGMTAPLGAICQLNFDRQSYAPVTTPDHHVGPGMGTGSLAKVVGFRGVRPLLAPLETLGAIAAGDPVRLLDTSLKVRVGDSLCGRVLDAFGNPIDGKPLPDDLIPIDTDRQPPSSLERPPIDTPMQTGVRAIDGMLTCGLGQRLGIFAGSGVGKSTLLGMLARNSAADRIVIGMVGERGREVQDFITRCLGPAGLARSVVVVATSDRVATQRVAAAWTATAVAESFRDAGHNVLLLLDSVTRFAMAGRELGLAAGEPPTTRGYPPSVFNSLPRLVERAGRTNTGSITAFYTVLVEGDDNNEPIADALRGLLDGHIVLNRALTEEAHYPPIDVLQSLSRLQPELLDAKTLQAVSGVRRLMAEYRKNADLISIGAYKQGADPKVDAAIARRDPIRSFLIQQAQDATPLKTTTQMLVKLAAGT from the coding sequence ATGACGACGACGACCATGCAAATCCCTGTGCTGCCGGATCCCGATGCCTATGCTTCGATGGTGCGTCAATCGCTTCCGCACGAGGTTCGTGGCAGTGTCGCGGCGATCACCGGGGAAACGATCGAAGTCAAAGGCATGACCGCGCCCCTGGGAGCGATTTGTCAGTTGAACTTCGACCGGCAGTCCTACGCCCCAGTGACTACACCGGATCACCATGTGGGGCCGGGCATGGGCACCGGATCGCTTGCGAAGGTGGTCGGGTTTCGCGGGGTGCGACCGCTGCTGGCACCACTGGAAACGTTGGGGGCGATTGCCGCCGGCGATCCCGTTCGGCTGTTGGACACGTCGCTGAAGGTTCGCGTCGGCGATTCGTTGTGTGGCCGTGTGTTGGATGCGTTTGGAAACCCGATTGACGGCAAGCCATTGCCGGACGATTTGATTCCGATCGACACCGACCGACAACCACCGTCGTCGCTGGAACGGCCCCCGATCGATACTCCGATGCAAACCGGCGTGCGCGCGATCGACGGCATGCTGACGTGTGGACTGGGTCAACGTTTGGGCATCTTCGCCGGCAGCGGCGTCGGCAAAAGTACTCTGTTGGGCATGTTGGCTCGTAATTCCGCCGCGGATCGCATCGTGATCGGCATGGTGGGCGAACGGGGCCGCGAGGTGCAGGACTTCATCACGCGTTGTCTGGGTCCCGCCGGGCTGGCACGCAGCGTGGTTGTTGTCGCAACCAGTGATCGTGTGGCGACCCAGCGGGTGGCCGCGGCATGGACCGCCACCGCAGTCGCCGAAAGCTTTCGCGACGCCGGACACAATGTGTTGTTGCTGCTGGACAGCGTGACACGGTTCGCGATGGCGGGACGCGAATTGGGTTTGGCCGCCGGGGAACCGCCGACGACGCGTGGATATCCGCCCAGCGTTTTCAACAGCTTGCCGCGATTGGTGGAACGAGCCGGTCGAACGAACACCGGATCGATCACCGCGTTTTACACCGTGTTGGTCGAAGGCGACGACAACAATGAACCGATCGCCGATGCGTTGCGGGGATTGTTGGACGGACACATCGTGCTGAATCGTGCGTTGACCGAGGAAGCGCACTATCCGCCGATCGATGTGCTGCAAAGTCTCAGCCGGCTGCAACCGGAATTGCTGGACGCGAAAACCCTGCAAGCGGTCTCCGGTGTCCGCCGATTGATGGCGGAATATCGCAAGAACGCGGATTTGATTTCCATCGGTGCCTACAAACAGGGTGCTGATCCCAAGGTCGACGCCGCGATCGCACGTCGCGATCCGATTCGCAGCTTCCTGATCCAACAAGCCCAGGACGCAACGCCGCTGAAAACC